Proteins encoded by one window of Leptospira stimsonii:
- a CDS encoding SRPBCC family protein, which produces MNKAGNLKLVPKDDLEIVMTREFNAPRKMVFETITKPKYVRRWLLGPPGWSMDVCEIDFKVGGKYRYFWKHEDGRTMGMGGVYKEIQRPERIVHTEVFDEAWYAGESWITTVFTEKDGRTFMTATMEYESVQARDSVIHSPMEGGVSSSYERLDEILLSEQVLGDTK; this is translated from the coding sequence ATGAACAAGGCCGGAAATTTAAAACTGGTTCCCAAAGATGATCTGGAAATCGTGATGACTCGAGAATTCAACGCGCCTCGAAAAATGGTTTTTGAAACGATCACAAAACCGAAATACGTCCGACGTTGGCTTTTGGGTCCACCGGGTTGGTCTATGGATGTTTGCGAAATCGATTTTAAAGTCGGCGGAAAATATCGCTACTTTTGGAAACACGAAGACGGTAGAACGATGGGAATGGGCGGCGTTTATAAAGAAATCCAAAGACCGGAAAGAATCGTTCACACGGAAGTTTTCGACGAAGCCTGGTATGCGGGAGAATCATGGATCACCACCGTTTTTACCGAAAAGGACGGACGAACTTTTATGACGGCGACGATGGAGTATGAGTCTGTTCAAGCAAGGGATTCCGTAATTCATTCTCCGATGGAAGGCGGGGTTTCTAGTAGTTACGAAAGACTCGATGAAATTCTTTTATCCGAACAAGTATTAGGAGATACAAAATGA
- a CDS encoding VOC family protein, producing the protein MKKIKPFLWFNDNLGEAIDFYTSVFPNSKVEQISKNGEKVVSAAFQLEGQDFLALDGGPHFTFSPAVSFFVNCETQEEIDDFWEKLSQGGETQRCGWLKDKFGLSWQIIPSVLGKFLQNADREKANRAMQAMLSMNKLDIKTLQEAFDGR; encoded by the coding sequence ATGAAAAAAATCAAACCCTTTCTCTGGTTCAACGACAATCTCGGTGAAGCGATCGATTTTTATACGTCCGTCTTTCCAAATTCGAAAGTGGAACAGATCTCTAAAAACGGAGAAAAAGTAGTAAGCGCCGCGTTTCAACTCGAGGGTCAAGACTTCTTGGCCTTGGACGGCGGACCACACTTTACGTTTTCGCCCGCTGTTTCTTTTTTTGTAAACTGCGAGACACAAGAAGAAATCGATGATTTTTGGGAAAAACTCTCTCAAGGCGGCGAAACCCAAAGATGCGGTTGGCTCAAAGATAAGTTCGGTCTTTCTTGGCAGATCATTCCTTCGGTGCTTGGAAAATTCTTACAAAATGCAGATCGTGAAAAGGCAAATCGCGCGATGCAGGCGATGCTTTCCATGAACAAACTGGATATAAAAACTCTTCAAGAAGCTTTCGATGGAAGATGA
- a CDS encoding ArsR/SmtB family transcription factor: MNSKLATSNRLNATFAALADPTRRAILSRLASGETSVMELAKPFAMSQPAISKHLKVLEQAGLISRSRAAQKRPRRIHAKPLAEAFDWLEKYRKFWDGSFEQLDDLLEELKTKKKNKA; the protein is encoded by the coding sequence ATGAATTCTAAACTCGCCACTTCTAATCGTTTGAACGCAACGTTCGCGGCGCTCGCCGATCCGACTCGCCGCGCGATCCTTTCCCGTTTGGCCTCGGGTGAAACTTCCGTGATGGAATTGGCAAAACCGTTTGCGATGAGTCAACCCGCCATTTCGAAACATCTGAAAGTTTTGGAACAGGCCGGTTTGATTTCGAGAAGCCGGGCGGCGCAAAAGCGACCGAGAAGAATTCATGCCAAACCTCTCGCGGAAGCGTTTGATTGGCTGGAGAAATATCGCAAATTCTGGGATGGAAGTTTTGAACAACTGGATGATCTCTTAGAAGAGCTCAAGACAAAGAAGAAGAACAAAGCTTAG
- a CDS encoding N-acyl homoserine lactonase family protein, with product MYSVFDRLRSQEIPNSSGGFTVYRMFINKSLFLFLIPILTSSYGCFLGAPLKKEIRDWKETQKTEQRFRTWEEVFSKPTRLEVKALLTGYVLTGPSILIDSKNPKTPENQKVEQWVPALSYLVRHPKEGKFLMDSGVPSVDEQGHCDFTLVGPILNIPCRSEKGRDSASQLSLLNVSNEDLRFVLISHLHWDHIGGMGALRKRGPVRILISEEEADDASKAFSILHGYAPRALEVDFDVSILKKDKFQKMPILGKVYDLFGDGSVWIVSAHGHTEGELAVLLNSTEGAFLFTFDSSHLKAGFENEVTPGAVVDRVKSLESIRKMRSFSLAYPKVKVVYGHEPTQWKKESTVTLTNGNF from the coding sequence ATGTATTCTGTATTCGATCGTCTTCGAAGTCAAGAGATTCCGAATTCGTCCGGAGGTTTTACAGTGTATCGAATGTTCATCAACAAATCCCTTTTTCTTTTCCTCATTCCGATCCTAACGTCGTCTTACGGCTGTTTTTTGGGAGCTCCGCTCAAAAAGGAAATCAGGGACTGGAAGGAAACTCAAAAAACGGAACAGCGTTTTAGAACTTGGGAGGAAGTATTCTCCAAGCCGACTCGACTCGAAGTGAAAGCACTGTTGACCGGATACGTTCTTACCGGTCCGTCCATTCTGATCGATTCTAAAAATCCGAAAACTCCTGAAAATCAAAAGGTGGAACAATGGGTGCCCGCTTTGAGTTATTTAGTCAGACATCCAAAAGAAGGAAAATTTCTTATGGACTCCGGGGTTCCTTCCGTCGACGAACAAGGACATTGCGACTTTACTCTGGTCGGGCCGATTCTAAATATTCCCTGCCGCTCCGAAAAAGGTCGCGACTCCGCAAGTCAGCTGAGTCTTTTGAACGTTTCGAATGAAGATTTAAGATTCGTCCTGATCTCCCACTTGCACTGGGATCATATCGGAGGAATGGGAGCACTTCGGAAAAGAGGACCTGTGCGGATTTTAATCTCCGAAGAAGAAGCGGATGACGCGAGCAAAGCTTTCTCGATTCTTCACGGTTACGCCCCCCGCGCTCTGGAAGTGGACTTCGACGTTTCCATTCTAAAAAAAGATAAATTTCAAAAGATGCCTATATTAGGAAAAGTTTATGATCTTTTCGGAGACGGTTCCGTTTGGATCGTTTCCGCTCACGGACATACGGAGGGAGAATTAGCCGTTTTACTCAATTCAACCGAGGGAGCATTTTTATTTACATTCGATTCTTCCCATCTCAAAGCGGGATTTGAGAACGAAGTCACTCCGGGAGCGGTTGTTGATCGTGTAAAAAGTCTGGAAAGTATTCGAAAAATGAGATCCTTTTCTTTAGCGTATCCAAAAGTAAAAGTCGTCTACGGACACGAACCGACTCAGTGGAAAAAAGAATCGACTGTGACGTTGACAAACGGAAATTTTTAG